TGTACCACATCGCCCGTCGAAACACGGCACAAGGAAAGTTTATCCGCATTGGGATGTTTGTCTTTTTCAAGGATGTGACCAATCACCACGTGATTGAAGTCTTTGGCAAGATTCGTGATCTCCTCGACTTCCAGTCCCGCGCGAGTCAAAGTTTCTGCAAGTTCTTCCGGCTTGGTAAAGAACTCTTTCACATCCACATATTCTTGGAGCCATTTTAGACTGATTTTCATTTTACAAACTGCCTTAAGAAACGAACGTCATTTTCAGGGAACAAACGGATGTCTTCGATGCCGTACTTGATGATGGCCATACGCTCAACACCAAATCCGAATGCGAAACCTTGATATTTTGGATATTCAATTTTCGCCATTTGGAAGACTTTTGGATTTACCAATCCACAACCACCGATCTCGATCCATCCAGTTTGCTTACAAAGACTGCAGCCTTTGCCTTTACAAATCGGGCAAGAGCAATCCACTTCCGCAGAAGGCTCTGTGAATGGGAAAAAGCTTGGACGGAAACGAGTTTTCAAACCTGGACCGAAATATTCACGAACGAAGAAACTGATCGTGCCTTTAAGGTCTGCCATGGAAACTTTCTCGTCCACACACAAAGCTTCAATTTGATGGAAGTTCGGCAAATGCGAAATATCGCTATCACAACGGAACACCGGACCGGTACCAATCACGCGCAGTGGAAGTTTTTCCTCTTCCATCGTGTGGATTTGAATCGGACTCGTGTGAGTTCTCAAGACGTGAGTTTTATCGATGAAGAATGTATCCTGCATGTCACGCGCCGGGTGATCAGCTGGAATATTCAAAGCTTCAAAGTTGTAGTAATCTTTTTCGATCACAGGTCCCGTGCGTACGGAGTATCCCAAACGCGACATGATGGTGAAGATCTCCTCGATCACCATGTTCACCGGATGCTGCGAGCCCTTGGCACGCGAAGCACTTGGCAACGTCAGATCCAACTCTTCAGAAGACATCTTGGCATTGATCTCAGATTTCTTAAGAGCCTCTTCCGCTTCTGTGTAAGCCGCTTCAAGAACTGCCTTCACTTCATTGACCTTCTTACCAAACAGAGGTTTTTCCTCTTTCGGCAAGGAAGCCATTTCTTTCATGATTTCTGTAAGAGAACCACTTTTCCCAAGGTATTGAACCTTGAGATCGTAAAGTTCCTTGGAACCAGGAGCCGCTTTGAAGGCCGCCAGTGCCGCTTCTTTGATGGAATCGAGTTTGGACGTTGTCATAGAAGTCAGTTATCCCGCCAAAAGCCCCTATTTTCAAGGATTTGGCCGACATAGCCCATGGCGGCAAGGACAACATGCTTTTGAATTAAGCAAAAGCGGCCACTTTCCCGCGCCAGAGTCCTGTCTCAAGATGATATTGTCCCTCGAAAAATCAACATTTGTTCCGTGAGAAACAGGTCCAGAACCGTTCAGCCGCCCCCCGTCGGCGCCGATATATTCCCTATGGGAGTCGTTATGAAATACTTGCTTTTAGCTCTGGCAATCCTGACATATTCACACCAAAGCTTTGCTCAGCTGGATTCGGATATCGAAGCCGAAATGTCCATGGGCATGTCTGAGGAAGCGAAAATCGATGCCCAGGAGCAACGAAAGTTCCTGGAGCGTGAAAAGGTTCGCCGCGAACAAATGCGCCAACAGGCCGTAAAAACAACCAGCGAGGCGAAGAACCTTGAAGCACAGGCTGCCCGTGAAGCTCAACAGACTCGCGTGGAAAAAGAACGCCTGACGGTTCAGGTGAAAGAATATCAACGCCAGATCAAAATGAACGAAGAGCGCAAACTCAAGGCGCAAAAAGAAATTCAGTATCAAAAAGACGAGGCGGCTCGCTATAAAAAGTTCGCCCAGGAATACAAAGACAAGCGCGATGTCACCAACAAGGAAATCGAACGCCTGAATGAAGACGGTCGTAATATCGCGAAATGGACGGCTGAGGCGAAAGCTGAAGCGGCCAGAAGCCAGCGCGATGCTGCCTATGCAGCTGCCAAGGCCAAGCAACAAGAGGCCTATAACGAAAGAGCCCGCCAGGACGGTAACCGCGTCTACCGCGGCATCAGTTCCGAGCGATAATTGAATCTGATCAGTGTCTAAAATCCCGACGAATCCCCCGGGTCCCGGGGGCTTTTTACAGGGCCCCTTTCCACAGACTCCGCTTTTCCGCTCGAAATAAGCTAAACCCTTCTATCTTAAGACAAAAACGGCTATAACAGCCGTTCCATGGCACATAAGAACAAATCGAACTACAGTCCCTATAAAGCCCGTCAAGAAGCCCGTGCGCAAGCAATGGGTGCCAAGTTCGCCAGCGCCCCGCCGGCTGAACAAAAGGGACGCCATAAAAAACCTGAATCCATTTTCGAGTTGAACGAAGCCAACGATCGTCTGGCTGATATTTTTCGTAATCATGATTTCAACCTGGTGAACCACAGCCAGCGTCAGCAATTGGCCCACTTCTATCGCCTGTTGATGTTGAATCAGGAAAAAGAAAACTTCACGCGCCTGTTGAAGCTGAAAGACATCGCCATCAAGCACTTCATCGATTCCATCATCATCATGAAGCACACGAAACTTCAGTTCCCGCTTTTGGACGTCGGTACAGGGCCAGGCTTCCCGGGCATCCCTTTGAAAATCATGTACCCGGACGAACAGATTCTTCTGGGCGAGGGCGTGCAACGTCGCGTGGAATTTTTAAAACACGTGCGCACTGAAATGAAACTTCCGAAGCTGGACATCCTGGGCCGCAATATCAACAAACACTGCGTGTACCCGGTCAATGGCGCCATCACACGCGCGGTGGAGGATATCGGAAATACTCTTGGAAATGTCATCAACTGCCTGAACATCGGCGGCCGTGTGTATTTCATGAAAGGTCCCGGCGTGGATCCGGAAATCAAAATGGCCAAAGAGAACTGGTCCGAGTATTTCAAATTGGTCGAGGACACGGCCTACTCCCTGCCCCACACACCTCATGACCGCCGCATGGTGGTCTATGAGAAAATCAAACACATGCCTTTACCGGATGAAGATGAAGGCGAAGAGATGTTGTTTGAGGAGCTGACAAACGAAGAGAAAAGACGCTGGGCGGTTTACAAATGATCGAAATCTCCTCTAAAACGAATGACCACTTTCGCCGCTGGATGGATCTTTCGTCCTCCCGGGGTATTAAAAAGCACGGTGAATTTATTCTGATGGGCGAAAAGCTTATTCAGGAGTTTTTGCAGAATCCAAATTTTAAAATCAAAGCGGAGATCTTGCACGAAGACTTGAAATCCGTAACGTTAACTCATGCGGTTTCAAAAACTCAGCGCATTCCGGTTTTTAAATTGCCGAAAGCCCTTTTCAACGAAGTCGACGTTGTGGGCACGCACTACAACCTTTTGGTTTTGGAACCAAAATCAATCGAGTCACTGAACGCAGCTGCCAAACCCGAAGGACTGGAAGTGATTGCTCCCCTGGGGGATCCATCCAACTTGGGCGCCTTGGTTCGCTCTGCTGTTGCCTTTAAAGCAAATAAAATTATTCTGACCGAGGAAAGCAGCTCACCTTACCATCCGAAAGCCATCAAG
This is a stretch of genomic DNA from Bdellovibrio sp. GT3. It encodes these proteins:
- a CDS encoding 16S rRNA (guanine(527)-N(7))-methyltransferase RsmG — translated: MAHKNKSNYSPYKARQEARAQAMGAKFASAPPAEQKGRHKKPESIFELNEANDRLADIFRNHDFNLVNHSQRQQLAHFYRLLMLNQEKENFTRLLKLKDIAIKHFIDSIIIMKHTKLQFPLLDVGTGPGFPGIPLKIMYPDEQILLGEGVQRRVEFLKHVRTEMKLPKLDILGRNINKHCVYPVNGAITRAVEDIGNTLGNVINCLNIGGRVYFMKGPGVDPEIKMAKENWSEYFKLVEDTAYSLPHTPHDRRMVVYEKIKHMPLPDEDEGEEMLFEELTNEEKRRWAVYK
- the pheS gene encoding phenylalanine--tRNA ligase subunit alpha; this translates as MTTSKLDSIKEAALAAFKAAPGSKELYDLKVQYLGKSGSLTEIMKEMASLPKEEKPLFGKKVNEVKAVLEAAYTEAEEALKKSEINAKMSSEELDLTLPSASRAKGSQHPVNMVIEEIFTIMSRLGYSVRTGPVIEKDYYNFEALNIPADHPARDMQDTFFIDKTHVLRTHTSPIQIHTMEEEKLPLRVIGTGPVFRCDSDISHLPNFHQIEALCVDEKVSMADLKGTISFFVREYFGPGLKTRFRPSFFPFTEPSAEVDCSCPICKGKGCSLCKQTGWIEIGGCGLVNPKVFQMAKIEYPKYQGFAFGFGVERMAIIKYGIEDIRLFPENDVRFLRQFVK
- a CDS encoding TrmH family RNA methyltransferase is translated as MIEISSKTNDHFRRWMDLSSSRGIKKHGEFILMGEKLIQEFLQNPNFKIKAEILHEDLKSVTLTHAVSKTQRIPVFKLPKALFNEVDVVGTHYNLLVLEPKSIESLNAAAKPEGLEVIAPLGDPSNLGALVRSAVAFKANKIILTEESSSPYHPKAIKASAGALLKIPLYKTGKFLEFVQTNNEIYALDMKGENVAKFNWPKNLRLVIGEEGPGFSGVKGLNRLSVPTDGVESLNATVAASIALFSYAQKHS